Proteins from one Fibrobacter sp. UWR3 genomic window:
- a CDS encoding DnaJ C-terminal domain-containing protein, which yields MPVHKLVLGGTQRIPTLDGSEVQIKIAAGTQAGSILRLREQGLYPLNKRGDRGSLYVNIGVEIPKDLSREEKELYQKLAELRHDKETAQEESFLEKMKNLFK from the coding sequence GTGCCGGTCCACAAGCTGGTGCTTGGCGGAACGCAGCGAATCCCGACGCTGGACGGTAGCGAAGTGCAGATCAAGATTGCGGCCGGCACTCAGGCCGGGAGCATCTTGCGCCTGCGCGAACAGGGCCTGTACCCGCTGAACAAGCGCGGCGACCGTGGAAGCCTCTACGTGAACATCGGCGTGGAAATCCCGAAGGACTTGAGCCGCGAAGAGAAGGAACTCTACCAGAAACTCGCGGAACTCAGGCACGACAAGGAAACCGCGCAGGAAGAAAGCTTCCTCGAGAAGATGAAGAATCTTTTCAAGTAG
- a CDS encoding zinc finger domain-containing protein, with product MRRVSGGFFQMVSESACPTCNGMGEVIANPCSHCRGEVVCRKRKKSPSRFQGAGPQAGAWRNAANPDAGR from the coding sequence TCTGGCGGATTCTTCCAGATGGTTTCCGAAAGCGCCTGCCCCACCTGTAACGGTATGGGCGAAGTCATCGCGAATCCGTGTAGCCATTGCCGCGGCGAGGTCGTGTGCAGGAAACGGAAGAAATCTCCATCAAGATTCCAAGGTGCCGGTCCACAAGCTGGTGCTTGGCGGAACGCAGCGAATCCCGACGCTGGACGGTAG